A stretch of Elgaria multicarinata webbii isolate HBS135686 ecotype San Diego chromosome 5, rElgMul1.1.pri, whole genome shotgun sequence DNA encodes these proteins:
- the NFKBIZ gene encoding NF-kappa-B inhibitor zeta isoform X2, translating into MGGGKQQRGPFQGVRVKNSVKELLLHLRNNKQMSSDHSADILKAQGGLQNYDPYTELKNILTHSRKRKSHESLSDGPCYKRTATFQPHLLTPPQTPTSMDNMEDAHMNEPKQDSSCDMLQNIINIKNESSPVSLNTVQVSWLHTMANPNSPREQYQEIAGAQAFSPPQKYQTFQGSSPSQMLELPQNYQFSPTQAQDLSQHYSQNSLLEYRPHSASSQSSDYQQNVFESQDMQYQSFASLLSDSERPDNISASLAEPLPGTHQQTDVSSHPQHFSQLPNNICSSLEEHGLPLAASNMSVQHQGIATNTAQLGKSFFQWQVEQEENKLTNISQDHILAKDSDGDTFLHIAVAQGRRAVSYVLARKMAALHMLDIKEHNGQSALQVAVAANQHLIVQDLVGLGAQVNTTDCWGRTPLHVCAEKGHAQVLQAIQKGVIVSNQYVELEATNYDGLTALHCAVVVHNAVVHDLQSQQSHHTPEVQELRLKSKRLADTIKFLIQMGASVEARDRKSGRSALHLAAEEANVELLRLFLELPTCLSFINAKAYNGNTALHVAASLQHRVTQLDAVRLMMRKGADPSARNLENEQPVHLVPDGPVGVEIRRILKGKTVPQRSSVY; encoded by the exons ATGGGGGGAGGAAAGCAACAGAGAGGACCTTTCCAAGGCGTTCGTGTGAAAAACTCTGTGAAAGAACTGTTGTTGCATCTTAGAAACAATAAACAGATGTCCTCAGATCACAGTGCAGATATCTTAAAG gCACAGGGAGGATTACAAAATTATGACCCATATACag AATTGAAAAACATATTAACTCATAGTCGGAAAAGAAAATCTCACGAATCTCTTTCTGATGGACCCTGTTACAAAAGAACAGCTACTTTTCAACCTCACCTCTTG ACACCTCCACAGACACCAACATCAATGGATAATATGGAAGATGCCCATATGAATGAGCCCAAACAAGATAGCAGTTGTGATATGCTGCAGAACATAATCAATATTAAGAATGAATCGAGTCCAGTTTCTTTGAACACTGTGCAAGTTAGCTGGCTTCACACCATGGCTAATCCCAACTCTCCAAGGGAACAATATCAAGAGATTGCTGGTGCACAGGCTTTCTCGCCTCCTCAAAAGTACCAAACATTTCAAGGTAGCAGCCCTTCACAAATGCTAGAACTGCCCCAGAATTACCAGTTTTCTCCTACGCAAGCCCAGGACTTGTCACAACATTACAGTCAGAATTCACTTCTGGAGTACAGGCCACACTCTGCAAGCAGCCAGTCCTCTGACTATcaacaaaatgtttttgaaaGCCAAGATATGCAGTATCAAAGCTTTGCTTCTCTCTTAAGCGATTCAGAAAGACCAGACAACATTTCAGCCTCCCTCGCTGAACCACTGCCTGGTACTCATCAGCAAACTGATGTCAGTAGCCACCCTCAGCATTTCAGCCAGCTACCTAATAATATCTGCAGTAGCCTTGAGGAGCATGGCTTACCGCTGGCTGCTTCAAATATGTCTGTGCAACATCAGGGTATTGCTACAAACACTGCACAGTTGGGCAAATCGTTTTTCCAGTGGCAAGTGGAACAGGAAGAAAACAAACTGACCAACATCTCTCAAGATCACATCCTTGCTAAAGACTCTGATGGTGATAC GTTTCTCCACATTGCAGTTGCCCAGGGACGCCGGGCAGTTTCCTATGTGTTGGCAAGAAAGATGGCGGCTCTGCACATGCTGGATATTAAAGAACACAATGGCCAG AGTGCCTTACAGGTGGCTGTTGCTGCAAATCAGCATCTTATTGTGCAGGATCTGGTTGGCCTTGGGGCACAAGTAAATACTACAGATTGCTGGGGTAGAACACCATTGCACGTGTGTGCTGAAAAAGGCCATGCGCAAGTCCTTCAG GCAATCCAGAAAGGAGTCATTGTAAGCAATCAATATGTAGAATTGGAAGCAACTAATTATGATG GTTTAACAGCATTGCACTGTGCAGTAGTGGTCCATAACGCTGTGGTCCATGACCTACAGAGCCAGCAGTCACACCACACTCCTGAAGTCCAGGAACTAAGGCTGAAAAGCAAGAGGTTGGCAGACACAATCAAATTTCTTATCCAGATGGGGGCCTCTGTTGAAGCCAGA GATCGTAAAAGCGGCCGTTCAGCCCTTCACCTAGCAGCTGAAGAAGCAAATGTGGAACTCCTTCGTCTGTTTTTAGAGCTGCCAACTTGCCTTTCTTTTATCAATGCCAAG GCTTACAATGGCAACACAGCACTCCATGTCGCTGCCAGCTTGCAGCATCGGGTGACTCAGCTGGATGCAGTTCGCTTGATGATGCGAAAAGGAGCTGATCCAAGTGCCAGGAACCTGGAAAATGAGCAGCCAGTTCATCTGGTTCCTGATGGACCTGTAGGAGTTGAG aTAAGACGGATCTTGAAAGGGAAAACAGTTCCGCAGAGATCATCAGTCTATTAA